CGAAAATGGTCATCACGACCTACAGCCCTGACAGCAACTCAATTCAAACCGCGATTGAAATGCTTTCAAGTAAACGTTACCAATGCGATTAAACAATAAACAAAAACGCGAATTTAATCTTCAAACACATAAAAAACAAAATAAATAAGCGCGTTTATAAAAAGAGAGGTTTCCAAAAAAAACTTGCGGGCAAGATTTCCTTTTGCTACAAGTCAAATTAGAATTTACCAACGCAAACAAATAACACTTTAAGGAGTGATTGCTATGAATAAACGCGACTTAAAATCCTTAGCTCTTATGGGAATCGCAAGCGGAGCGCTGATTGCCTCGCAGGCTGGAGCCGAAGAGATGACAATCAACGTGGAAACAACACTTGCAGCAGGATGCGGCGGCGGCGGCGCATGCGGTGGAGCAACTCCTCCCCCTCCACAACCGGGCAAAAATGGATCCAACTCCAACTATCAGCCAAGCAAATCTGGACACAGCTGCGGCGGACAGAGCAACTACAACTCTCAGCCCCAAAACACCAATAAATCCAATCAGGGCAGCAACTATTCCCAGAAGAATACACGCTACTCCAGACAGATCGCCGAAGGCGAGGAAACAGCGCCACCTGCAGGCGAAACAGTACAGCCGCCCAAGAAGGAAGGACAAAACGGTTGCGGCCAGCAAAACGGTTGTGGCGGCAAGAAACCTTCCCAGTACAGAACACGCAGCTAAACGAGACGTGTCTATTCCCGAAGCGTCTAAAGGCGCTTCGGGTTAATTCAACAGCAATCCAAGGGAGATGTGAATAATGAAAAAGCGTGATTTAAAGAAGCTGGCGCTATTGGGTCTTCTCAGCGGAGCCATGCTCTCCAAAGCTCCTCTTGCGGCAGCGGCAGGCCAAACGCCATCGACCACCAACGCCATCGAAGCTACGATCCAGGCAAACAACGAATCGAACATGAACTACCACCTCATGACCGAGGATGAGCTTCTTTTAGAATTAAGCCCTGAAGGAGAGGCCGATTACGACTCCTTGACTCCCGAAGGCAAGCAAATGGCCCAGCGGGTTGCCTCGCAAATGTGCAACGGAACAAATGAGTGCAAGGGACTTAACGCCTGTAAGACAGATAACAACGACTGCGCCGGCAAGGGTGCTTGCAAAGGGCAGGGTAAATGTGCCTTTTCAGACAAGAATTTGGCCGTAAAAGTCGTAAAAGAAAAGATGAAGGCGAAGCGAGCCGCGTTATCGAAGTAAGATAGTAGTCCTTTCCGCTTAAGTTTGGGCTGCATAAGCAATATTTATGCTCGATACCGGGCGTTACCCCGGGGCTTTGGCGCGACTGGAAGCTTAGCGACAAACAGAGGTCTTCTAAATACCCATGTGAGTGCGGTATTTTTTTTTAATGCTGCCGCACATCACAGACAAAGTGAATTATACCGATCAATACCCAAAGTGTCTCAAAATTCCAAATTTTGAGACACTTTGGGTATATTTGCCACACTACAACGACGCACGATTTGCCTCAAAACGAGTAGAAAATGAAACGACAAGAGATCCCCAACTTAGGGATAGGCATAGGACTACGCCCCTTCCACTACAATGATATTTTCACCTTAAAACCCGCCATCGACTGGTTCGAGATCATCAGCGAAAACTACATGGTCGAAGGCGGCGCGCCCCTCAAAAACCTGGAGAGGATCATGGAGCACTACCCCGTTGTGCAGCATGGAGTCTCCCTGGGAATAGGCAGTCCGGCCCCTCTGGATTACGACTATCTCAAACGTTTAAAGAAACTGACGAAGATCACGAAAACACCCTGGGTTTCCGACCATCTCTGCTGGGGACGAAGGCCCGGCGCCCATTATCATGACCTCCTACCGCTCCCCTACAAAAAAGAGGTCGTTAAATATGTCGCCGAAAGGGCCGCCATTGTCCAGGACTTCCTTGAGCTGCCTTTCGCCCTGGAAAACCTCTCGTCCTATGTCGCTTTTGTCGATGATGAGATGCCGGAGTGGGAATTCTATTCCGAAGTTGTCGAGAAAGCAGACGTCTTCATGATGTTAGACGTCAATAACGTCTACGTTTCATCCAGAAATCACGGGTTTGAGGCCGAAGAGTACATAAAAAACATCCCGATGGAAAGAGTGATCCAGATGCATATCGCGGGCCACACCGACCATGGAGACTATATCCTAGACACTCATGATAATTACGTGAAAGACGATGTTTGGAAACTCTACGAGATGGTCTACCAAAAAACAGGAGGAGTCTCCACCTTGCTCGAATGGGATGATAACTTCGTCTCTTTCGAAGAGACTTGGCAGGAGGCATTGAAGGCCAGACAATATCAGTCCTCGCTTCCAACTAAAACAAAAAATGAACCCCGGTGCGCACTCACATGCTAAAAGATGTGGAATCCCCCGCCTCACTCACTAAACTTCAGGCGTGGTTTGGGAATGTGATAACCCAGCCGATCGATGAATCAAGCAGCATCAATCCGCTGGCACCTTCCGGAAAACCGATTGAAGAGGAGGCTAAAGCTTTCATCAAGCCCAGCAAAACGCTCTCTCCCAAAGAGCGCATGCAGATCTACAATCAGCAGTACTGGTGGCGGCTTCTCAATATCATGCATGAAAATTTTCCCTTAGTCACACGCCTCTTCGGTTACTATGACTTCAACCAGACAATTGCCATTCCCTACCTCGAAAAACACCCCCCTGGCCACTGGTCTTTGGCAGTACTGGGAGAGACATTACCTCAATGGATAGAAGAGAAGTATCAAGAAGATGACAAAGCCCTTGTACTAGACGCAGCGCGGCTCGACTGGGCATTCAACATGAGTTTTTCGGCACGGGAACTCAAGCCGATTGATATTATCAAAGCGACAACAGAGGAAGAAGGAGGCCGTCTGCTGACTGAAAAAGTGATGCTCCAGCCTCACCTCTTTCTACTAGAATTAAAGTACGACCTGATTCCTTTCCGCAGTGCCCTCTTGAAAGAGGATGGCGATCATTTTGTGGACCACGACTTTCCCAAACTGAAAAAGCAAAAGAAGCATCTCGTTATCTACAGAACACCGGCTATGTTCATCGAATGGAAAGAGATCTCTGCCGAAGAGAGCGTGATTCTTGGAAGATTCAGGGAAGGCAGATCCATTGAAGATGTCTGCAGCTGGCTCGAAACTCAGCAAGGCCCTCTTCTGGCGGAAGCGGAGAAAAACCTTCTGCACTGGTTTCATGAGTGGACAGCGCTTAACTGGATCGGGCTGGTGAAATCCTCTTGAGACCGCTCACCGCATTAAATCTGACGCAGTTTTTCGGTGCTTTCAACGATAATCTGTTTAAATTCGCTTTGGTGTTTCTCTTTATCGATATCGAGGGGAAAGAAAAAAGCCACGAAATCTTAAGCTTGGCATCCGCCCTGTTTGTCTTGCCCTTCATTCTCCTGGGCGCTCCGGCGGGCCAGCTTACAGACAAATACAGCAAAAGCCGGTTTATCACACTCACCGCCCTTCTGGAACTAGGCATCATCTCTGCGGCATTTTTTGGAGTCGCCTATCGGCTAAAAGGGCTATCGTTTTTCCTTCTCTTCATGATGAGCGTCCAAAGCGCCCTGTTTGGCCCCGCCAAATACGGCATCATTCCCGAGTTGGTTGCTCCACAGGACATTTCAAGGGCCAACGGAGTGATCACGTCCTCCACCTTTTTGGCCATTATCTTTGGGAGCGGAGCTGCATCGCTGATATTAGACCTCTCAGGAAATAACTATACCCTCTTGATGCTGATTGCCATCTTAATCTCCACCTTGGGAGTTGCCGCCTCGCTTTTCATCCCTCATACGGCTCCGGCCAAGCACGATGGCCATTTCGACCCGTTCATCTTCCGCACCATAAGGCACGCCCTGTCAGGGATGAAAGAGAGAGGCCATGTCCTTACGGCAGCCCTGGCATCAGCCTATTTCCTCTTCATAGCCTCCTACATGCAGCTTAATATGATTCCCTTCGCGGTCGAGTCTCTCTCTCTTGATCCAACAGCCGGGGGCTACCTTTTCTTTCTCACTTCTCTGGGGATTGCTTCGGGCGCCTATGCAGTGGGGAATTACTCCGCCGGCAGGGTACATCTCGATTGGGTCGCCCCTTCCTGCATGTTGGTTGGAGCCGCTCTCATCTTACTTGATTTGCTATCGAATCATCTGTGGCTGGAGTTAATCCTCTTGCCGCTAGCAGGCTTTTTTGGCGGAATTTACCAAATTCCGATCGATGCCTACATCCAAGTGGCCAGTCCAAAAGAAAAAAGAGGGCTATATATCGGCACGACAAGCCTTCTCGGGTTCGTTGGAGTGCTGGTTTCTTCTGTGTTGATCTATGGACTGAAAGAGTGGGTGGGGTTTGCGGCAGATCAAGGGTTTACCTTGATGGGAATCGTGACTGTCTTAGTCGGTATTATTCTTCGGGGCTATTTAAAACTTCCCCGGACGTAAAGATCCGGGGAAGTTTCATCAGCCTGCATTAGAAAGCGTAGATAGCTTCCATTTTGAACTGGCTGTAGTAGTGTTTTCCAAAGTGGGAGAACACGGGATTGATCTGGTGCGACCACTCATAGCGGGCGTTGAGGGTGATCTCATCCGTGAACGCATACATGCCGTCGAATCTCCAGCCTTTGAAGTTGGTGTTTCCTGTGCCGTCAGTGATTAGCAAGTCGTCGTAAACGTTGCCGTTGCCGATTCCGGACATGTCAAGGTCAGGCACAACAAATGCTTCTACGTACTGATACATCATCTGGAATGCCCAGTCGCCGGCTTTTTTAACATCGCCGACGCGCATGGCTGCGTACCAGCCCATGTTAGCATCGTTCAGGTAAGCATGGGAGCCACTCTCTTCGTTTTCAAATTTGAAATGAGGAGCTTCTGTGTTGATCAAGAACGCGGCAAAGAAACGAACCGGTTTGCAAAGATATCCGCCAGTCAGGCAAGCAACTTGGTCCTTTTTCATGGAGTAGCCTGTCGTCCACTGGGAAACAACAAACTGTGTTCCGAGCGGATTTCTCACGTCGCAGTCTGAACAGCCAGAAACTTCATCGGTGCAGCGGTTGTGACCTTGCTTTCTCCAGTCGATGATGCTGTATTTGAAGTCAAGACCCTGATCGTAGACGTTCAAGACACCGAATTCTGCAACCCAGGCAAAGTGGTTAACTTTGTAGTCGACCACAAAACCGGCGAGGTGTGCATAGTAGTCAAACATTCCATCCAGCGAGCTGTTATAGCTTAAGAGGATACCGTCGAAGCGGCTCAAGAACTGCACTTTGGAGTCGAAGACGTGATAGAGATTTCTTCTGCCGATCTCAATGTCGAACTCGGTGTCATCGCAAGAGTAGAGATTGTAGCCGAACCAGGCCTGCTTCAAGCAAAAATCGCCGCATGTGCCGCTGCCGTGCATTTCTTCGCAGTAGCAAGCTTTATCACCGTGGTGGTTGTTGTCGGAGCAGTTTACCTCATCGTCAAAGCCTGCCTTGTTGTCATACTGAAGCTCAAGAGTAGCCCATGATTTTTTGATATCGTAGTCAAGGCGCAGGTGCGCTTCGGCGTCAAAACGGTTCATGCCACGGCGAATCCCTTTGGAATCTACCGCATCGCCGCCCCAGAGGTTAATTCCGTGGTAGACTTCTTTTTTGCGTCTCCAGTCGACACGGACATCTCCGCTGAGCAAAAGAGCGCTTTTCGATTCATCTCTCTCTTCATCCCTTCTTGATCTCAGGTAGGAGCGCAAGGCGTCCCAGTCCCTCTCTTCTAAGTCTTCCTGATATTGGTCCAGACGTCCTCTGTCTTCGGAATCGGCTGCGTAACCGCTTCCGCATAATACTGCGAAAGTGGCAGCAAACAAAATCATTAGTCGATTGAATTTCATGTCATGCTCCATCAATATGACGAGTTATTAAACTGACCTGTTCAAATGGAAGGTGTGGAAAGGAAGATTGACGTCTGATCAAATCGTCTTCAGCTTATCTGGCAGGATAGTCTCAAGCGTGTTTCGAAAAGTACTGAGCAATAATCTTTTAGACCGCACCCACAGTTTGGAATAGGATACTAAGAGAGAAGATCGGAGGGAAAATCAGAAAATTCCGGTCAGCCTCTTTTTTCGGAAGAATTTTTACCCCTCAAAGGGATAAATGTCAACTGAATAGAAAATGCGAAATTCCTGATGAAGCGCAGCAGGAAGTGTAAAAAATCGTATTCTCATTTTTTAACCCCTGCGGCTTCCTTATAAATTTACATGGCTTAGCGACACTTAGAAAGAGTTCAAAAACTCAAATCAGTCCACTTGCGGCGGAAAATTCCTGCGGTTGTGGGCGCTCTGTTTGATGACGACCCATGCATGAAACAGAGCAAGAAGCGGCAACCGCGCCCTGCCTCCTCATTTATACCGAAAGTGTTTCAAAATTAGGCTTGTGGAAAGAGAATACCTCTAGGCTATCA
This genomic stretch from Estrella lausannensis harbors:
- a CDS encoding DUF692 domain-containing protein, with amino-acid sequence MKRQEIPNLGIGIGLRPFHYNDIFTLKPAIDWFEIISENYMVEGGAPLKNLERIMEHYPVVQHGVSLGIGSPAPLDYDYLKRLKKLTKITKTPWVSDHLCWGRRPGAHYHDLLPLPYKKEVVKYVAERAAIVQDFLELPFALENLSSYVAFVDDEMPEWEFYSEVVEKADVFMMLDVNNVYVSSRNHGFEAEEYIKNIPMERVIQMHIAGHTDHGDYILDTHDNYVKDDVWKLYEMVYQKTGGVSTLLEWDDNFVSFEETWQEALKARQYQSSLPTKTKNEPRCALTC
- a CDS encoding DNA-binding domain-containing protein, which translates into the protein MLKDVESPASLTKLQAWFGNVITQPIDESSSINPLAPSGKPIEEEAKAFIKPSKTLSPKERMQIYNQQYWWRLLNIMHENFPLVTRLFGYYDFNQTIAIPYLEKHPPGHWSLAVLGETLPQWIEEKYQEDDKALVLDAARLDWAFNMSFSARELKPIDIIKATTEEEGGRLLTEKVMLQPHLFLLELKYDLIPFRSALLKEDGDHFVDHDFPKLKKQKKHLVIYRTPAMFIEWKEISAEESVILGRFREGRSIEDVCSWLETQQGPLLAEAEKNLLHWFHEWTALNWIGLVKSS
- a CDS encoding MFS transporter; protein product: MRPLTALNLTQFFGAFNDNLFKFALVFLFIDIEGKEKSHEILSLASALFVLPFILLGAPAGQLTDKYSKSRFITLTALLELGIISAAFFGVAYRLKGLSFFLLFMMSVQSALFGPAKYGIIPELVAPQDISRANGVITSSTFLAIIFGSGAASLILDLSGNNYTLLMLIAILISTLGVAASLFIPHTAPAKHDGHFDPFIFRTIRHALSGMKERGHVLTAALASAYFLFIASYMQLNMIPFAVESLSLDPTAGGYLFFLTSLGIASGAYAVGNYSAGRVHLDWVAPSCMLVGAALILLDLLSNHLWLELILLPLAGFFGGIYQIPIDAYIQVASPKEKRGLYIGTTSLLGFVGVLVSSVLIYGLKEWVGFAADQGFTLMGIVTVLVGIILRGYLKLPRT